The nucleotide window CACCGTAGGGTATGAAATGAAGCGCAACTGGGCCTTCCAATATGAAAATGATGAGGATGGTTTCGTAGAATATCTGCTTGAAGGTCAGCCTGAACCTCCAAAGTATTTTGCGATGATGAAGAAGCTGAACAAAGTGGACCGGCCCCTGCTTACTGAAGTTCCCAAACATAAAGAACTCAGCAGCGAAGAAATTTCAGCGGCTATGCAAAAAGGAATGACAGTTGTTGATACGCGCAACAAAGCGGATTTTGCAGAAGGATTTCTTCCGGGCAGCCTTAACATTCAGAATAACAACAGTCTGAGCACGTGGGCGGGTTGGCTTCTTGACTATGAAAAACCTTTCATTTTAATTGCTGAAGAAGGTGACATGGAGGAACTGACCCGCAAACTGATGCGCATTGGACTGGATAATATACAGGGATATTTCCCGGTAGCCAAACTTTCTGAACCTGAACTCGAGAAAGCTGATGTGATTGATATTGAAGAATTCAAATCCTATATCGGACAACCTGATGTGCAGATTGTGGACGTACGCGGAAAAACAGAATTTGAAGCAGGTCATGTAAAGGGTGCCGAAAATAATTTTGTAGGTACTCTGCCGCAAAATCTGGATAAAATTGACCGCGATAAGCAGGTGGTGATTCACTGCCAGGCAGGTGACCGTTCTTCTGTAGCCTATTCTGTTTTGAGAAAAAATGGATTTAGAAATGTAAAAAACTATTCCGGCGGAATGAAGGAATGGAAGGAAAAAGGCAATCCCATAGTCTCGTAGGCAGCATGATAAGGATCATTCAAAACAGGACGCTTCTCCGTGCATTACGCTTGGCAGTAGGGCTGCTGCTTATGGCTGAAGCTCTGCGGTCGCAGAACTGGTTTATGACAGCCGCAGCCGCGGTAGTTATCATCATGCCTTTGCTGAATATAGGCTGCTGCAACCACGGAGGTTGCGGAATACAGGCAGATAAAGTAACTGCAAAACCGCAGAAGGAGACAGATTATGAAGAAGTTATTTAACTAAAAAAATAAAAAAATGTCAAAATTCAATGAAGTGATCGCTCAGGACAAGCCGGTTCTTGTAGACTTTTTCGCTGAGTGGTGCGGACCCTGTAAAATGCAGGCTCCCATTCTGGAGGAACTGAAAAAGAAAATCGGAGACCGGGCAACCATCATTAAAGTTGATGTAGACAAAAACCCGGCAGTTGCGGCGCAGTTTGGGATAAGGAGTGTTCCTACACTGATTATTTTCAGGAAAGGCGAGATCCGCTGGAAACAGTCCGGTGTATTTCCTGCCAACGAACTGGAGCGTCTCATCAGCGAAAATTATTAATATACACCAATATCAGGAGCTGCAGCGGAGATCTTAACTCTTCTGCAGTTTCTCTTTTACATTATGAACAAGGAAAAAACAAAAGAATGGTTTAAAAAAAACTGGAGCACCGCCTTACTCACAGCTTTCCTGGCCGTAATACTCATCAGTCCTGACGCAAAAACATGGTTTATGCGGCAGGTAATTTCCACTGGTGTAATGAATCTCACCCTGCAGGACCAGAGTAAAGAATCTAAGGGCAAAACTATAGGCGAAATTGCGGACTTCAGAGTTCAGGACGAGGATGGCCGTTTGGTAAGTACACAGGACTTAAAGGGCAAAGTGGTCTTTATGAATTTCTGGGCATCCTGGTGTCCGCCCTGCCGGGCAGAATTTCCATCCATACAGAAATTCTACGACCGTTATAAAGATGATAAGGATGTGGTCTTCCTTACAGTAAACCTGGACGATCAGCCCGACGCCGGCAGGAATTATCTGGATAAGCAAAAGTATACCCTACCATTATTGGTGCCGGCGTCCGCCATTCCGGCAGCTTATTACACAGGTTCGCTTCCGACCACCGTTGTTCTGGATAAAAAAGGTGCTATACGGCTGCACCACACCGGCATGGCCGATTACAGCAAGGAATCATTTTACAAAAAAATTGATAAGATGCTGGCAGAGTGAGGCTGATGAAAAGCCATATTCCTGCGGTGCTCATACATCATTAAAACCCTTACTTTTGCAGGATTGTTCCTGAAAGATGAAAAGCGTACTGAACCTGTTCGATTTTAGTCAGAAAGTAAATTACCGCACCGAAATCCTGGCAGGCCTCACCGTAGCCATGACCATGATTCCGGAATCCCTTTCATTTGCCATCCTGGCGGGTTTCCCCCCGCTTGTAGGTCTGTACGGCGCCTTTATTATGGGTTTGGTGACAGCTATATTTGGTGGCCGTCCCGGATTGATTTCCGGTGGTGCAGGCGCTACGGTGATCGTACTGATTGCCCTTATGAAATCTCACGGTCTGGAATATGTTTTTGGGGCTGTGGCACTGGCCGGCGTAGTGCAGATTGCTGTGGGATTGCTGAAACTCGGAAAATTTGTGCGACTGGTCCCTCAACCTGTAATGTTCGGATTTGTAAACGGTTTGGCCATCATCATCTTCATGTCACAGTTTGAGCAGTTCCGGACGGTGGTGAACGGAGAAATTACCTGGCTTCGCGGAACACCGCTGTACGTCATGTCTGCCTTGGTCGCATTAACCGTCGCCATAGTCCTGTTGTTTCCCAGAATCACAAAAAAAATACCGGCCTCGCTGGCGGCCATTGCGGTTGTTTTTCTGCTGGTGATCGGCTTTAACATTGACACCAAACAGGTGCAGGATATCGCCTCGGTAAGCGGCAGCCTGCCGCCCTTTCATATTCCGCAGATACCGTCTACGCTGGAAACGCTGCAGATTATCTTTCCCTACGCAGCAATTATGGCCGCTGTAGGACTTACCGAGGGTTTACTGACGCTTAATTTGGTTGATGAAATTACCGGAACCAAAGGAAACAGCAACCGGGAATGCGTGGCGCAGGGCGGTGCCAATATCCTGAACGGATTTTTCTACGGAATGGGCGGCTGTCCAATGATAGCCCAAACGCTGGTAAACCTTTCGGCCGGCTCCCGAGCCAGACTTTCCGGAATTGTAGCGGCTTTAACTATCCTGATTATTATTCTGGTGGGTGCCCCGGTTATTGGTAAACTACCTGTTGCCGCACTTGTGGGCGTAATGATAATGGTGGCTGTAGGTACATTCGAGTGGGCCAGCCTCAGGATCCTGCGCCGCATGCCGCGTTCCGATATTTTTGTGATGATAGTTGTTACAGGCATCACCGTTATCCTGCATAATCTGGCTTTAGCGGTACTTATAGGCGTCATCATTTCAGCATTGGTCTTTGCCTGGGATAATGCCAAACGCATCCGGGCGCGCAAACATGTGGACGGTGACGGAGTGAAGCACTACGATATTTACGGACCTTTATTCTTCGGTTCGGTGGCCGGATTTGCCGAGAAATTTGACCCGCAGAATGACCCTCAGCAAGTGATCATTGATTTTGCCGAGAGCCGCGTAGTGGATATGTCGGCCATAGAGGCACTGAGCAGTCTTACGAAAAGGTATCATCAGCTTGGCAAAACCGTGCGTTTGCAGCACCTGAGCCCGGATTGCCGCCAGCTGCTGAAAAATGCCGAAGCCATCATTGAAGTAAATGTAGTGGAAGACCCTACTTACAGGATTCCGGTATAGACAGGAACTGATTAAGAAATAACTTCACTTTTTAATTTTGAGCTAAGTTATCAGTTTCCAGGAGGTCTGCGCGGACTCCTGCTGCGTGATTCAACTTAGGAAACTTTGTAAACAAAGCTAAAGAAGACCGTTCTTTGTGTTCGGGAAAGTGCGCCGAAATATAGCGTTGCAGCAACTCATGGTGGTGACTGTTCATAAGGGAAACAAATGCTTCAAAAACAAAAGCCTTTCAGAATTTCTTCCGAAAGGTTTAAGTTAAAGCGTTTACGAATTTATCCCCTGTTGGACACGGTCAGTTTTACATCCATATTATTTCGCGTGGCATTGGAATAAGGACAAACTTCATGCGCTTTCTCCACCAGGGACTGTGCCTCTTCCAGAGAGACACCCGGCACGTTTACGGCCAGTTCCGCAGCCAGACCAAACCCTCCATTGTCCAGCTGTCCAATGCTGATTTTTGCAGTTACAGAAGTTTCGCCGGTTTTCACTTTTGCGATTCTTGCTACCTGTTTCAGTGCGCTGTCAAAACAGGCCGAATAACCTGCGGCGAAAAGCATCTCGGGATTAACATAATTATCATTGGCACCGCCCAGAGCCTTAGGCATGCGGACATCCATGTCGATCAGTCCGTTATCACTTTTTACATGGCCCTCGCGGCCTCCTGTGGCAGTGACATTTGTGGTATATAATGTTTTCATAACTGTTTTTGTATTTGATTAATGATTTTGTTAAGGGTGATTTTCAGGGCGTTAAGTTCTTCCACCTCCACATCTATATTTTTCAGCATTTTAGCCGGGATGTCCAGGGCTTGCTCACGAAGCGACCTACCGCTGTAGGTAAGAAACAGATGCACCACCCGTTCGTCATCAGTACACCGTTTACGTGTTACAAAACCCTTTAACTCAAGCCGTTTCAGCAGAGGTGTCAGCGTGCCGCTGTCCAGAAGGAGGCGGCTGCCCAGGTCGCAGACTGCAAGGCCGTCCTGCTCCCACAGAACCAGCATCACCAGATACTGGGGGTAGGTTAAATCCAGCTCCTCCAGCAGCGGGCGGTACAGGCCGGTAATCTCCCGGGAAAGAGCATACAGGGGAAAACACAGTTGTTCGTTCAGCAGCAGGGAATCAGTGGTGCCCATATCTTTACCTTTATGTTATTTTCTGATGATGAATTCCTCCATCGGCAACCTTACCTTTTTCATGGACGAAAGCCAGTCTTTTTCAGCATCGCGGTAACCCAAGTAAAGCAGAGTCACACTCTTCAGTCCAAGTTCCGGAAGCCCCAGGATGTCATCAACAACATCATTGCTGAAACCCTCGGCGGGCGTACTGTCTATCTTAAGTTCTGCCGCCTGTGCCATAGCCAGTCCAAGAGCAATATAAGTCTGTCTGGCGGTATGTGCAAAATGTTCAGCCGGGGTTTGCGATCCGTACAGCTGCTTAAGCAGATCAGTATAACTTCCAAATCGTCCGCGCGGCAACTCACGCACATCAGTATGATAATCATAAACCGCGTCGATTTTCTCGGCTGAATACTCATCCCACGCTGCAAAAACCAGCACATGAGAGCAGTCGCGCATCACCTCCGGATTCAGGGCGCCCTTCACCATCTGCTCCTTCAGTTCCTGATTTTCCACCACAATTACACGGAAGGGCTGCAGTCCCGACGAAGTTGGTGCAAGACGGGCTGCTTCAAGAATCTTGTTTAAATCCTGTTCTAAAACCTTTCTGTCTGGATTGTATGCTTTAACGGCGTGTCTCCAGTTTAAATTTTCTATTAATGACATTTATTTGAATTTTGTAGATTGACTTTTATAAGTGTTCAAATCATCTTAACTGAACGGCACAAAGGTAGTGCGCAATTACATTGTGCGCAATTTAATTGCTAGAAATGAACAACAGACAGATTCTATCAGGAAACTGCAGCCTCACCCTACCCCAGGAAAATATATCAAAAAAAATCCCCTCAGAAATGAGGGGAAAAGCTTTACCTTAAATCATACCTGTCGGCATTCATCACCTTTGTCCAGGCTTTAATGAAGTCTTTTACAAAACGTTCGCGGTTATCGTCCTGAGCATAGAATTCAGCATAAGACCGTAAAATGGAATTCGAGCCGAAAACAAGGTCCACACGGCTGGCTGTCCATTTCACCTGGCCGGATTTCCGGTCGGTGATATGATAAAGGTTATCGGTTACAGGTACCCACTTAAAGTTCATATCAGTAAGGTTGATGAAGAAATCATTGGACAGTGTGCCGGATCTGTCTGTGAAGACACCCTCCCCGTTTCCGCCATAATTGGTATCCAGGACACGCATACCTCCGACAAGAACCGTCATCTCAGGTGCGGTAAGACCCATCAGTTGGGTACGGTCCAGCATCAGTTCCTCTGCGGAGACCACAAAATCGGCTTTCAGCCAGTTGCGGTAACCGTCGTGTACCGTTTCCATCTCGTCAAAGGATCCGGCGTCTGTCATTTCCTGGGTAGCATCACCTCTGCCGGGCGAAAACGGCACCTCCAGATTATAACCCGCCTCACGGACCGCCTGTTCCACTGCAGCCGTTCCCCCCAGCACAATAAGGTCTGCCATGCTCACCTTCACACTGTAATTCTGCTGAATACCTTCCAGCACACGCAGCACTCTGGCCAGCCTTTCAGGTTCATTGCCCGCCCAGTTTCGCTGCGGTTCCAAACGAATACGCGCACCGTTTGCGCCTCCCCGGTAATCGGAACCACGGTAAGTCCGGGCGCTGTCCCAGGCTGTGGTAATCAATTCTGTACGGGTGAGTCCACTGTTCAATAGTTTTTGTTTCAGTTCATCAATCTGATCATTGCTCAGTGTATAATCAGGAATCGGTATTGGATCCTGCCAGATAAGGTCTTCGGCAGGCACATCAGGACCGAGATAGCGCGATTTAGGACCCAAGTCGCGGTGGGTCAGCTTGAACCAGGCGCGGGCAAAAGTATCCGAGAAATAATCAAAATCCTTGTGGAAGCGTTCCACAATCTTGCGGTAACCGGGATCTACTTTCATCGCCATATCGGCATCAGTCATCATGGGATTCCTGCGAACATCGGGATTGTGGGCATCCACAGGTTTAAGTTCTTCCGGAAGATTCACAGGCTCATACTGATTGGCACCGGCCGGGCTCTTGGTCAGCCTCCACTCATGGTTGAGCAGAAGGTCCAGATATCCATTATCCCATTTTGTGGGATGAGTGGTCCAGGCACCCTCCAGTCCGGAGGTGACGGTATCTTCGCTGTGTCCTTTACCTTTGGGATTCAGCCAGCCAAGACCCTGGGCATGCAGACCTTCTTCTTCGGGATCGCCGCCCAAAACGGAAGCATCACCGTTACCGTGGCATTTACCTACGGTATGACCACCTACGGTAAGCGCAGCCGTTTCTTCATCATTCATTGCCATACGGCTGAAGGTCACCCTTAGGTCTGCCGCCGTCTTCAGAGGATCCGGATTACCGTCTACCCCCTCGGGGTTTACATAAATCAGACCCATCATAACAGAAGCCAGGGGATTTTCGAGTTCGCGGTCGCCGGTATAGCGGCTGCCCTCACTGCCTGTTGGCGCCAGCCAGTCCTTCTCGGCTCCCCAGTAAATATCTTTCTCAGGATGCCATACATCTTCGCGCCCGCCTGCAAAGCCAAAGGTTTTAAGCCCCATGGATTCATAGGCCATGTTTCCGGCTAAAATAATCAGGTCGGCCCAGGAAAGTTTATTGCCGTATTTTTTCTTGATGGGCCATAGAAGCCGTCTTGCTTTGTCCAGGTTCACATTGTCCGGCCAGGCATTCAGCGGCGCAAAGCGCTGACTGCCCGTGTTACTGCCGCCACGACCGTCTGCCGTTCTGTACGTTCCGGCCGAGTGCCAGGCCATACGGATCATGAGACCGCCATAGTGGCCCCAGTCTGCCGGCCACCATTCTTTGCTGTCGGTCATCAGCGACTTCAGGTCGGATTTCACCGCTTCCAGGTCCAGCTTTTTAAATTCTTCGGCATAATTAAATTCTTCGCCGAAGGGATTGGTCTTTCGGTCGTGCTGTGAGAGTATATCAAGGTTCAGCGACTTGGGCCACCAGCTCATCACATTTTTACCATCTTCAGTGTTTGCACCATGAATAACAGGGCATTTTCCGCTTCCCAGACTCGCACCGGCCACCGGAATTGGATTCTCTTCATTCTGACTGTGGATGGTTTCACCCTGCTGAGGGTTGTTCTCCACCGGTTGATTGGCCTGCTCCATGGCCTCCTGAGCTTTCTGCCCTTCATGGTGAGGGCACTTTTCGTCTGAGTTTGTCATTTTGCTTGTTTTTACCAAAGTTAGGATTAATTCGTAGCTGTGCAGTCATCAAATTCATAGTTAATCATCATTCTTATCATAGACACCGTGAATAAAAACAATCAAATTAATATAAATCGTCTATTACAAACAACAAAATCTAATCAAAGTTGCCGCATTCTGCAGATTAATAAAAATTGCTGAAATTTGCGGACATTCTTAATGCTGCCGAAAATGAAGTTATGTATTGCTGAGAAACCCAGTGTGGCCCGCGATATTGCCAAAGTGCTGGGCGCGCACCAGGCCCGTGCGGGTTATATGGAGGGAAACGGTTATCTTGTGACATGGACTTTCGGGCATCTTTGCACCCTCAAAGAACCTCATGATTACAGTCCGCATTATAAATCCTGGGACCTGATCTTCCTGCCCATCATTCCAAAAAATTTCGGCATCAAACTCATTCCCAATCCCGGAGTGGAAAAACAGTTCCGTGTAATAGAGGAACTGGTGGAACAGTGCACGGAGGTAATAAACTGCGGGGATGCCGGTCAGGAAGGTGAACTGATACAGCGGTGGGTGCTTCAGAAAGCACGGTGCAAAAAACCGGTACAGCGGCTTTGGATTTCTTCACTGACTGAAGAAGCTATTTTGGAAGGATTTGCCAATCTGAAACCCGCTGAGGACTACCACAACCTATATCTGGCAGGAAACGCAAGGGCGGTGGGCGACTGGCTTCTGGGCATAAACGCCACCAGGCTTTTTACGAAGAAATTTGGCGCTAACCGCGGCGTACTGTCTATTGGCAGAGTGCAGACACCGACGCTCGCAATGCTGGTTCAGAGGCAGAAGGAGATTGATGCATTTACTTCTGAAGAATATTGGGAACTGAAAACAGTTTACCGGGAAGTCCAGTTCACGGCGGCCATTGACCGTCTAAAAACCAAAGAAAAGGCAGAGAAAGGACTGGAATATCTGAAGCAGCATCTGTTTGAAATCGTTTATTTTGAAATAAAGGAGGGTAAAGAGAAAAATCCGCGGCTGTTTGACCTCACCGCACTGCAGGTAGAGGCCAACCGAAAGTATGGCTTCTCGGCCGAGAACACATTAAAGTACATTCAGAGTCTTTACGAGAAAAAACATACAACCTATCCGCGTGTTGACACCACTTACCTACCCGACAGCCTTTATCCGAAAATTTCCGGAATCCTGAAGTCAATGACTTTTTATAGTGAGTTTACGGCACCCCTGCTGGCCGGAGAACTCCCCAAGACCAAGGCGGTCTTCGATGATTCCAAAGTGACCGACCACCACGCTGTCATTCCTACTGAAATCACACCGGGAACCACGCTGCCCCGTGAGGAGAAACTTATTTACGACCTGGTGGCAAAGCGGTTTATCGCCGTATTCTATCCTGAATGTAAGATTTCAAATACTCTGGTAGAGGGTAAAGTGGGTACCATACCTTTCAGGACAAGTGGCCGGCAGGTGCTGGAACCCGGCTGGCGTTCGGTGTACGCAAAAGATAAAGCAGATGTCGCCGAAAAATCCGCGACAGAGACAAAAGCTGAGGAGCAGGAAATCCCTGAATTTAAAGCAGGGGAAACAGGTCCGCATCATCCGCTGGTGCATCAGGGAAAAACAAGCCCGCCGAAACCTTATACCGAGGCTACCCTGCTGCGGGCCATGGAAACGGCCGGAAAACAGGTGGAGGACGAAGAACTGAGGGACATGCTGAAAGCCAATGGCATAGGGAGACCTTCTACAAGAGCCAATATCATTGAGACCCTTTTCAAAAGGAAATATATTGAAAGGAAAAAGAAGAACATTTTTGCCACCCGCACGGGCATGGACCTTATAGACACCATAGATGATGACGTCCTGAAGAGTCCGGAACTCACAGGCGAATGGGAATATAAACTCAGAAAGATTGAAAGCGGTGAATATGAAGCCAATGTTTTCCGGGAAGAGCTGGTGACTATGGTGACCAACCTTACCCGAAAGGTAATTAGTGAAAAAGCCCGAAGCATTTCGTTTGAGGAAGCTCCTGCCGCACAAAAAAAAGAAAAGACTGTCCGCAAGAATCCGGTACCAGAATGGACAGAAATAAAATGCCCTAAATGTAAGGAGAACCACCTGATTAAAGGCAAGACGGCCATAGGATGCGTAAGACACAGGGAGTGCGGCTTAAAAATACCCTTTGTCTGCTTCGGAAAAAAGCTTACAGAGAAACAGATTCATGACATTGTCGCTAAAGGTAAATCAGGAAAACTGAAAGGATTTACAGAACATCCTAAAGGCCTTACTGAGGGCTTGCTGATATTAAGAGAGGATGGCGTTGTTGAGCTATTCGCCGGATAAGTGCTTCAACTTCAGCAATAAAAATTTTCCGTTGATTACACTAATCTTTATCAGCACTTCAGCCTTCGCTTCCTGTAAAATCCGGAATTATTTAAAAATATTACCTTTGCAACTTCGCGGCCGGCAGGCCGTCATATTTTTATAATGAAAGGGATACAATCCCTTTGCAAACTTTACCCTCATGACAATAGAAAAAAACCACGTAGTTGCACTTCAGTACACTTTGAATGCGATTGAAGAAAATGGAGCGCAAACCTTCATTGAAAAAACGGATGCTGAGAACCCTTTCAACTTTCTTTACGGTGTGGGAATGATGCTGCCTAAATTTGAACAGGAAATTGAAGGACTGACAGCCGGCGATAAGAAGTCGTTCACACTTAGCCCTCAGGAAGGTTATGGCGAAAGAGTGGAAAACGCAACAACGCAGCTTCCTGCAGACATGTTCGCACAGTCCGGAATGCCACCGGTAGGCGCAATTCTGCCGTTACAGGACCAGGATGGCAATCATCTTAGCGCTGTTGTAATGGAAGTAGCTGATGATGCAGTTACCGTAGACCTTAATCATCCTATGGCGGGAAAGACCCTGAATTTTGACGTTGAAGTTGTACTTACCCGTCCGGCAACCGAGGAAGAACTTTCTCATGGTCATGCACATGGTGCAGACGGACATTCCGGACACTAAAAATATTTTATTATCAGTTAAGGCTCCGGTGAATATCGGGGCTTTTCTGTTTCAATGAACAGGTTTTTGGTCCACTTTAAAAGAGGTTAACAATCCCTATGAGAAAACTTTTCTGCAGTGTTATATTTTTTGAACAATTAAATAGGATATCGACAAAATTTGTGTACTTTTGTGCCTCACAAAATCCGATGCCCGGATGGTGAAATTGGTAGACACGCTCGTTTCAGGTGCGGGTGCCCACAAGCTTGCAGGTTCGAGTCCTGTTCCGGGCACATTGAAGCTCTCATTTTTAATGAGGGCTTTTTTTAGCTATGTTATTCCCGCTGTCATTTCTTTTAAACCTTTCCATCCACTAAAATACCTACGGCCCAACTAATTTAACTGTCTGACGTCTGAAATCTGAGATTAACATCTGAGCTCTTGACTCCCGGCTCCACTAACCTCAACGAGTACAAAGGTTGCAGCAGGATCAGAAAGTTTGTATTTGCAGAAGTGGTGAACATTCTAAACTTCTAACCCCCCAAACTACCTAATCGCTTAATAAACAAAAAAACACTTACAGTTGCCCGTAAGTGCTTTATTTCCAGTGGAGGATATCGGGATCGAACCGACCACCTTTAGACTGCCAGTCTAACGCTCTAGCCAGATGAGCTAATCCCCCGTTTTGGTTGTGCAATATTAGTTATTTTTTTTAAATATTTAAACTAAATCAACAGAAATACTGTTATGAGATGCATTTTTTATGGCCTTGCCTTTTTCCAGCACGATCATTTGCGGACTTTGGTGCTCAATATCAAATAGTTCCGCAATCCTGTTTGAGAGGCTGCGGAAAGCCAGAAGGTCCAGAAAATAATACTCCGCGTCCTTATCAGAAGATTCCACTTCCCTTTCAAAATTCTTCAGTACAGTCTGACTGATGAAGCATCTGGTGGAGTGCTTAAACAAAACCACTTTTTTTTCATGTGATTTCTGCACGGCGTCTTCCAGCATCTGCTCCGAGGTCAGTATTTTCCAGAAACCCCGCTCTGCTTCGCTGTTCCGTCCCTCATTACTTCCAAAAAGTCTGTTCAGTAAACTCATAATCCAAATTGTTTTAAATGGTGATCCAGATGTTTGTACTCCAGGAAACCCCAGTCCTTAGGCTGCATTTTGCCGAACAGCGGATGCGTGTCCGGGAGTTTTCCTACATCTGCGAGGGCACAGTACCCGTCCAGCGTATGCAAAAGGTCTACCATTTCGGTTTTATAGTCAGTGCATTCTTCAGCCCGGAGTTCTGCAAAGGTGGGCATATTTCGCGGAATTCCGTTTTTAAAAATCTTCATCTCCGTTTTGGTTACGATTCCGACAAAACGAAGAATACGCGGTGGCTCCGGCACTGAAATCTTCCCCAGTGGAATCTCCAGCACCAGCCGGCAGTGCTTCAGCATCTGTGTAGCGTTCATCCGTCCCCAGCGGGCTTCAGCATCTTCTGCA belongs to Chryseobacterium sp. and includes:
- the trxA gene encoding thioredoxin, producing the protein MSKFNEVIAQDKPVLVDFFAEWCGPCKMQAPILEELKKKIGDRATIIKVDVDKNPAVAAQFGIRSVPTLIIFRKGEIRWKQSGVFPANELERLISENY
- a CDS encoding TlpA family protein disulfide reductase; translation: MNKEKTKEWFKKNWSTALLTAFLAVILISPDAKTWFMRQVISTGVMNLTLQDQSKESKGKTIGEIADFRVQDEDGRLVSTQDLKGKVVFMNFWASWCPPCRAEFPSIQKFYDRYKDDKDVVFLTVNLDDQPDAGRNYLDKQKYTLPLLVPASAIPAAYYTGSLPTTVVLDKKGAIRLHHTGMADYSKESFYKKIDKMLAE
- a CDS encoding MBL fold metallo-hydrolase produces the protein MFFKHIYDKSLAQASYLIGCQATGESIVIDAKRDVDTYLQIAKENNLKITHITETHIHADFLAGSRELAALTGAQMYLSDEGGPEWQYEFPHKGLKHGDQIKVGNLTLEVLHTPGHTPESISFLLTDHPATDEPVMIFTGDFVFVGDVGRPDLLEKAAGYAGTQEKGAHEMYASVKDFAQLPSFLQVWPGHGAGSACGKALGAVPSSTVGYEMKRNWAFQYENDEDGFVEYLLEGQPEPPKYFAMMKKLNKVDRPLLTEVPKHKELSSEEISAAMQKGMTVVDTRNKADFAEGFLPGSLNIQNNNSLSTWAGWLLDYEKPFILIAEEGDMEELTRKLMRIGLDNIQGYFPVAKLSEPELEKADVIDIEEFKSYIGQPDVQIVDVRGKTEFEAGHVKGAENNFVGTLPQNLDKIDRDKQVVIHCQAGDRSSVAYSVLRKNGFRNVKNYSGGMKEWKEKGNPIVS
- a CDS encoding MarR family winged helix-turn-helix transcriptional regulator; the encoded protein is MGTTDSLLLNEQLCFPLYALSREITGLYRPLLEELDLTYPQYLVMLVLWEQDGLAVCDLGSRLLLDSGTLTPLLKRLELKGFVTRKRCTDDERVVHLFLTYSGRSLREQALDIPAKMLKNIDVEVEELNALKITLNKIINQIQKQL
- a CDS encoding organic hydroperoxide resistance protein; amino-acid sequence: MKTLYTTNVTATGGREGHVKSDNGLIDMDVRMPKALGGANDNYVNPEMLFAAGYSACFDSALKQVARIAKVKTGETSVTAKISIGQLDNGGFGLAAELAVNVPGVSLEEAQSLVEKAHEVCPYSNATRNNMDVKLTVSNRG
- a CDS encoding SulP family inorganic anion transporter — translated: MKSVLNLFDFSQKVNYRTEILAGLTVAMTMIPESLSFAILAGFPPLVGLYGAFIMGLVTAIFGGRPGLISGGAGATVIVLIALMKSHGLEYVFGAVALAGVVQIAVGLLKLGKFVRLVPQPVMFGFVNGLAIIIFMSQFEQFRTVVNGEITWLRGTPLYVMSALVALTVAIVLLFPRITKKIPASLAAIAVVFLLVIGFNIDTKQVQDIASVSGSLPPFHIPQIPSTLETLQIIFPYAAIMAAVGLTEGLLTLNLVDEITGTKGNSNRECVAQGGANILNGFFYGMGGCPMIAQTLVNLSAGSRARLSGIVAALTILIIILVGAPVIGKLPVAALVGVMIMVAVGTFEWASLRILRRMPRSDIFVMIVVTGITVILHNLALAVLIGVIISALVFAWDNAKRIRARKHVDGDGVKHYDIYGPLFFGSVAGFAEKFDPQNDPQQVIIDFAESRVVDMSAIEALSSLTKRYHQLGKTVRLQHLSPDCRQLLKNAEAIIEVNVVEDPTYRIPV
- the katG gene encoding catalase/peroxidase HPI, which produces MSWWPKSLNLDILSQHDRKTNPFGEEFNYAEEFKKLDLEAVKSDLKSLMTDSKEWWPADWGHYGGLMIRMAWHSAGTYRTADGRGGSNTGSQRFAPLNAWPDNVNLDKARRLLWPIKKKYGNKLSWADLIILAGNMAYESMGLKTFGFAGGREDVWHPEKDIYWGAEKDWLAPTGSEGSRYTGDRELENPLASVMMGLIYVNPEGVDGNPDPLKTAADLRVTFSRMAMNDEETAALTVGGHTVGKCHGNGDASVLGGDPEEEGLHAQGLGWLNPKGKGHSEDTVTSGLEGAWTTHPTKWDNGYLDLLLNHEWRLTKSPAGANQYEPVNLPEELKPVDAHNPDVRRNPMMTDADMAMKVDPGYRKIVERFHKDFDYFSDTFARAWFKLTHRDLGPKSRYLGPDVPAEDLIWQDPIPIPDYTLSNDQIDELKQKLLNSGLTRTELITTAWDSARTYRGSDYRGGANGARIRLEPQRNWAGNEPERLARVLRVLEGIQQNYSVKVSMADLIVLGGTAAVEQAVREAGYNLEVPFSPGRGDATQEMTDAGSFDEMETVHDGYRNWLKADFVVSAEELMLDRTQLMGLTAPEMTVLVGGMRVLDTNYGGNGEGVFTDRSGTLSNDFFINLTDMNFKWVPVTDNLYHITDRKSGQVKWTASRVDLVFGSNSILRSYAEFYAQDDNRERFVKDFIKAWTKVMNADRYDLR
- a CDS encoding NAD(P)H-dependent oxidoreductase, which gives rise to MSLIENLNWRHAVKAYNPDRKVLEQDLNKILEAARLAPTSSGLQPFRVIVVENQELKEQMVKGALNPEVMRDCSHVLVFAAWDEYSAEKIDAVYDYHTDVRELPRGRFGSYTDLLKQLYGSQTPAEHFAHTARQTYIALGLAMAQAAELKIDSTPAEGFSNDVVDDILGLPELGLKSVTLLYLGYRDAEKDWLSSMKKVRLPMEEFIIRK